From the genome of Halobacteriovorax marinus SJ:
TTTTTCTTATCGCCTACTGAAAAAACAGCTTCGCCAACATCTTCCTTCAGCGATTCTAAATCATCTATTTCCTCTAATGTAGATAGATCTAGCGAATTACTCGCTGGAGCTGCATCTTCTTTTAAAATGGAAATATCTGAATCATCCATTAACTCAAGACCGTCTAAGTCTTGCGCCATGGTCGAATGACCAATTACCAGAAGTATTAATAAATTTAGTAACTTCTTTTTCTTCATTATGCCTGCTCAAAAAAATCGTGAAGGATTGAATAATACTTTTGCTTCTTCTTAGAGAGTTTTAATTTCTCACTACAAACGATAAGTCTTCCTAAAACTTTTAGCACTACACCAGAGAAGGCTTCCTTATGAATGATCTCTTCAAAGACTTGCATCGCTAAGTCAAACTCCCCTTGAATGAAGAGTAGCTCGCCAATTTCAAACTTTGCTCTCACCTTAATCTGCCTTACATTAGACTTTTCCAGTTCTTTTAAAATAGTAAGTGATTGATCAAACTTATTTTGAGAACTCAATGCTCTCGCTCTTTCAAGACTTATAATCTGGGCCTCAATCTCCGATGGCGGAACAACCACAGGAGCTACCGTAGCTCTTGAGTCAATAGAGTTCACCTTCTTAGCAATTGGCTCTCCGGAAAAAACATCTACTGTCTCAACAAGATCACTACTCTCTTTAGCCTGGCTAAGTTGATTTACAATTTCTTCTGATGATAATTGAGGAGCCTGTTGCTCTACAGGGACTGGCGTACTCTTGGACTTTGCTAGTAGCTCGTTATACTTTCTTTGTAGTTGTTCGTATTGCTCTTTTGGAACTGATTGAAGCTTCTCACTTCTTTTCTCTTGAGCACTCTCTACAGTCTCATCTCCAAAGAGGCTGCGCTTACTGCTAATCCATGAACACGAAGTAAGTGAAAGAATAAATAATAAAGGTAGAAAACTTTGAATTCCTCGTGTGAATACACGTCTATTCAAGAATTTTTCAGAAATACTTTTCACTTTTCGTCCTCCATGACATATAAGCTCTTAATAATATAGTAATAGAAAATGAAATTGGTGGCAACGCAATGACCAACTTAGATAATAATACCCAAGTTATTCACTTAATTATTAGAGTCCCGAAAGCTGATGCAGCATTTACATACTTCCAATTGGAGGCAAATGAAGGCCTGTGTTTCTACTCGACACTAGAAGATTCGTTAAGGGAAAGCTACCGAGACATTACTATAAAGGCCCATCAGAGTCTTGAGAGCGAAATGCGCTCTGTACTTGACACGCTTAGCAAAAATGTTAGCTTTGAAGTACTACTGGATGAAACGAAAGAGGATTCGCTATGAAAAAACTATTTCTACTTACATTTGTTGCGGCAATATTTTCCGGATGCGGAAGTGTGACTAAGGGAATAGCTCCAGAACTTGAGATTATTCTTACTAAGAAAGGAAGAAATGTTGGTGGAACTGTTGTTTACAACCCTTATGGAATTGAACACCTTACAAAGATGAGAAGAAATAAGGCCATTGCTAGAATGCGCTCTGTATGTCACCCAGCTCCTTATAAAATAGTAAATGAAGAGACATTAGCTCCAGAAGAAAGAAAAGAGAAATACTCTGGAAATATGAAAGTTCTCATGGGCAAGAAGATCAGGTTTATTGATTTTGAGTGCTTTTACCCATACTAAATTCATGTTTTTATATTAATATATAAGTATGAATAAATTTATTTTACTCTATTTACTCCTCACTTTTTCCGCAAATGCACTAGTGGCAAACCTAGCCGTTGAAGACAGTTGGCCACCATACTCAGATGAAAATGGAAAAGGAATTTCAACCAATATTATAAAGGCAGCATTTAAGGCAGTTGATGTAGAAGCAAAGGTCAGTGTCTTCCCCTACGCTAGGGCCCTTCGAGTTGTACAAACTGGAGAATACGATGGCTGCTACAATGTTACCAAACAAGAGAGCACTAAGAAGCTCTTTCACTTTGGTGAAGAACCAATTTTAAAATCGCAAGCTTCTTTCTTTCAACATAGAGAAACTCCTTTGAAGTATGAAGCCATTCATGAGATTCCAAAAGGTACAACTTTAGTTTTAATTAGAGGTTATGAATACGGGGATAACTTCGATAAAATAAAAAATCACTTCAAGTTATTCTACGTTAATAACCAAAAGCAGATTATTAAAATGATTCTAAACAAGAGGGCAACTCTTACAATCATGTTTGATAATGTTGCGAAATATCACCTTAAAGGTAATCCTAGAGCAAAAGAAATCAAGAGAACAATTCCCAATCATATGAGCGATATCTATGTTGGATTTAATTTGAAATCTGCTAAGTCAAAAGCTCTTTCTAAGAAATTAGATGAAGGCCTTAGAATCATAAAGGCCAATGGTGTTTATAATAAACTAGCTCAATTCTAATTATTCACCAGTTTGAACACTCCACAGACTCTTATACATCCCACCTTTGGCAAGTAGCTCTTCGTGAGTTCCGTTTTCAGTGACGACACCTTTTTCTAAAACATAAATTTGATGAGCATGTCTAATTGTTGAAAGCCTATGGGCAATCATTATAGTAGTCTTTTCATTGGTGATCTTATTAAGTGACCTTTGAATCGCTGCTTCTGTTTCATTATCGACAGCGGAAGTCGCTTCATCAAAAATAAAGATTGGAGAATTCTTCATTACGGCCCTGGCAATAGAGATTCTCTGTCTCTGTCCACCAGAGAGCTTCTGCCCCCTCTCTCCTACTAGAGTTTGATAACCATTTGGAAGGGACATTATGAATTCATGAGCTTCTGCCGTTTTGGCCGCCTTAATAATCTCTTCTCTATTTGCATTTTCTATTCCGTAAGCAATATTCTCTTCGACTGTTCCGTGAAAGAGATAATTATCTTGCCCAACATAGGAAATTTTCTTTCTGAGGTCTTGTTGAGAAATTTCAGTCAGTCTATGACTTCCCAACTCGATTGCTCCTTTTGTGCAATCATAGAATCTAAGAAGTAGCTTTACGAGAGTACTTTTTCCAGATCCCGTTGAGCCAACGATAGCAATTGTTTTACCAGAATCAACTTTTATATCTATTCCATTTAAAACGTTAAATCCCTCTTCGTAAGCAAAGCTTATATTATTAAAGTGAATGCTCTCTACTTCCTCATCACTTATTGCATCGCCATCTTTAATACCTAGAGGTGTTTCCATAAGATCAAAAATTCTATTTGCCGAGGCCATCGCTCTTTGAAAGAGATCATATGTTTGACCTAATGAAGTTAAAGGCCAAAGAAGTCTCTGAGTTAAAAATATAAGTACACTATATGAACCAATCTCAAGTGCTCCACTTTGAACTTTATTAGCCCCAACGATCATCGTCATCAGAAATCCACAAAGAATAACCATTCGAATGAGAGGTGAAAAAAGAGAGCTTAACTTAATCGCAGAGAAGTTTGCCATAGCATAGCTAGTACTCTGCTCTTTAATGCGTTTTGCTTCAAAAACCTCAGCACAATAACTTTTAATTGTCGCAATTCCTGCCAAGTTATTATTCAATATACTATTTAAAAGTCCTGCATTATCTCTAACGCTTCGATACCTCTTTTCAATTCTCTTTTGAAAGAAATAAGAACCAAATAAAACCATTGGTACAGGTAGAAATGAGAGAGCTGCAATTAGTGGCGAAAAGTAAAAGAAGATGATTCCAATACTAATGACTGTCGTTGCGACTTGAATAAGAGAATTTGCTCCATCATCAAGAAACCTCTCCAGTTGATTAACATCATCATTCATAATTGAGATCAGATTCCCCGTACTCTTATTTTCGAAGTAACTTAGCTCTAACTTTTGAACATGATTATATGTATCTAGTCTTAAATCATTTTGAACGTTTTGTGCGAGACCTCTCCACTTTACTTTTAATAAATATTCAAAGAATGACTCTAGTACCCAGACCACAATCGTTAGTCCAGCAATAGCATAGATCTGCTCCATCATTGTATGAAAGCCAAAGCCTGCAACAAATGAGTCTTCTTTTTTTACAACAACATCTACAGTCATCCCAATAAGAAGCGGTGGGGCAATATCAAATATTTTATTTAGAATTGAATATATAGTTGCAAGCCAGACTGTTCCTCGTCTGGCCTTCATATATTTCAATAATCTCTTAAGTGGTGTGGTCTCTTCTTTCAAATTAATACTTCAAGTTAACAATTAGTGGAAAGTGATCAGAATATCCTGCTCTTCTATTTGAAGTAGAGTTATGCTCATATCTAAATGGAGTTCCTTTAATAGTTGATCCATAAAGGTATTTTCCCTTACTTCTATATTCATATGTTCTAGTAGCAAATGATGGTGCGTAAATCTGGTAAGAAGCAATATCAATTTCTAGACCAGAGTTATTTGTAAGGTTATTAGTAAAGAAAATTCTATCGAGTAGGTTCCAAGTCATTCCTCTTCCGTAGAAGTAACTTCCTGGAGCCATCTGATCTTTTACATTGTAGCTAATGGACTTATCTTTTTTGAAAGTTGTGTGTAAATCCTTATAGAGGTCGTCTTTATAGAGTACACTTTTGAATGGATGCGGGTAGTTTTCATCGATTGTATTGAAGTCACCCATTGCCATGATATTTTGATTTTTATTCTTCTTTAAAATCTCTTTCGTTCTCTTAGCCAGAGTCTTGGCTGCAATAATTCTTGCCTCTGTAGGGTTAGAAAGCGAAGGCCAGTGATTTACAAAGACAGTTAGCTTTTCTTTTTTACCAATTTGAAATTCCACCTCTAGAATATTTCTAGAAGGTCTGTCCTTAAAGTATTCTCCCTTAAGAACATGTTCTTTCTTAGAAAGAAACTTTACGTCTTCAGTCTCATTCCATAGTACCGCAAGATCAATCCCTCTCTTATCAGGTGAATCCGATACAGCGAACTTCTTATAACCAATGAACTTTGCTAATTGAGAGATAACTCGCTCATTTTCAATTTCAGAAAGTGCTAAGATTGCAGGAAGCTTTCCATCTCTTCTAACCATTTTTGTTATATTTTCAATTTTAACTTCTAAATTATCTTTGGCCCAATCAGTTTCGTGACACTCTTTTTTTCTGTAGCTAGACTTTACCTTATCACAAGCTTCCTTCTTACCTTTTGTTTTTGTTGGAAGAAAAGTCCAATCGTTCTTACCTTCATCGTGAACGATATCAAAAAGGTTTTCAACATTGTAAGACATGATCTCAATTGTCTTTCCAAGACATGGAAGAGAAATAAAAATGGCCATAGAAATTAAGAGTGATTTCAAAGTAAGTCTCCTTGAGGATAAGTTAGCTTCTTTTAGCAAAATCGAGACTCTTTTTCTAGAATTCTTATGTTAAAGTTTGATTATTCCGTAGAAAAAAATAGGAAAGAGGCGAAGAAATCGCCTCTTAATTTCAATTACTTAAGGTTTTCCTTAATCCAATTCATAACATCGTCATGGTGGGTCTTAGTCTTAACCTTGTCCATCACATGCTTAAGACGCCCGTCTTTACCAATAATGAATGTTGTTCTTAGAATCCCCATATATTCCTTGCCCATAAATTTCTTAAGTCCCCAGCAACCATATTTTTCAGCAAATTTGTGCTCAGGATCAGAAAGGAGATCAAAGTTTAGCTCATCTCTTTCAATAAACTTCACAAGTCTCTTTTCTTCGTCTGGAGAAACTCCAAGAACCACTGTATCAAGTTTCTTAAGTGGATTCTTACTATCGCGAATACCGCATGCCTGAACAGTACATCCAGGAGTCATTGCTTTTGGGTAAAAGTAAAGGACAACATTCTTTTTTCCCTTAAAGTCTTTTAGAGAAACTTTCTCTCCATCTTGATTTACCATTGTAAATGCTGGTGCTAAATTTCCTACTTTTGGAAATGACATAAACTCTCCTTACCATTTATTTCTAAGTTCTCGCAGTCGCAAGAACACTTCTTTTTCGGATTCTACATTACCACTAAGGCCACTGACAATTTCTTCGTTGCCTAGTCTAAAGAAAGCATTGAATGATTTTTCATCAGCGATATTGAAGACAAACTTTGTCGAGTCTCCCGCCTTAACTTTCTTAAGCCACTGACACGCACACTTATTTCCCGGCTCTCTATTCAGAGTAAACTCTAGATTATTTTCAATATAGTCATGCCCTGGATAAATAATAACATCGCCATCTAAAGTGTGAAATTGTTCGCTAATAGTTTTATAGAGAACTTCGGGATTTCCTCCATTGTGACAATTCCCAACCCCTGCATTAAAAAGCGTATCTCCAGTGAATACGGCCTTAACACTCTCACCTTGTATATACTTGAGACATAGGTGTGCAAATGTGTGCCCAGGAGTGTCCATTACTTCCAAAAAACCTCCGCGAACCTCTACCCTATCTCCCAAGGAGAGATAGGTGTCCACACCTGGAATTTTCCCCAACGCATTTTCGTGAGCATAGACTTTTGCCCCAGTCGCTTGGACAACTCCCTCGTTTCCACAGAAATGATCTAGGTGCTCATGAGTATTGATGATTGCGTCTATCTCCAAGTTCTTACTCGCCGCAAACTCAAGCATTTGATTCGCGTCAAAAGGGTCAACACAAATGGCCTTGCCATTTTCCTCTTCAATTAAATAAGAAAAATTTCTAAGGGGACTAAAAGTATAGATTTGATGGATATGCACTTTGACACCTATTTTTAAAATTGAGTAATATCTATAAGTTAATTCGTAAACACAATCACTGAGGACATCTATGCAAGCTGCTGAAGTCGTTACAAAAGCCTTCTTATTTTTCTTATTTACAAAATCTCTTATTGAATCTTACCTCGATAATAGAAATAGAAAACATATTTTGGCCAATAGAAATTCTGTACCAGAAAAGTTTCAGGATCAAATAACACTAGAAGATCATCAAAAGGCGGCCGATTACTCGATTGCTAAGATTAAAGTTTCAAAAGTTTTTAATTTTATAGAATTAGTCATTCTTCTTATTTGGACACTTGGTGGTGGTATCGAGGCACTAGACAAACTTTCAAAAACGCTAAACTATAGTGAGCTTACAACAGGAGTGATCTTCTTTGCCATCTATATGTTTATCAGCTTACTACTGGGACTTCCGCAGTCAATTTACTCTACATTTGTACTAGAAGAGAAGTTTGGCTTTAATAAGACGACACCAAAAACTTTTATCTTAGATCTAGTAAAAGGTTTAATCCTTGGTGCACTAATAGGAATGCCAATCATCTACGCTATTCTTTGGATCATGAATGCACTAGGAACTTACTGGTGGGTTTATGCCTGGGCATTTCTAACTCTTACGCAATTTGTAATCATCTGGGCCTACCCTCGCTTTATCGCTCCTCTCTTTAATAAGTTTTCAAAATTAGAAGACGGAGAAGTAAAGGATAAAGTTGAGCAACTTTTAAATAAGACTGGCTTTGAAAGTAATGGTCTCTTTGTCATGGATGCAAGTATTAGAAGCAGCCATGGAAATGCATACTTCACAGGCTTTGGAAAAAATAAGAGAATTGTTTTCTTTGATACACTTATTAAGAACCTAAGTGCTGATGAAGTGACAGCAGTTCTTGCTCATGAGTTAGGACACTTTAAGAAAAGACATATTATCAAAGGACTAGCGAAGTCTATTATTTTGAGCTTCATCGGCTTTTCAATTCTAGGTTACTTGGCAGACTGGCTTCCATTCTTTACTGGTCATGGTGTTCAAACACCAAGTACTCACGCTGCTCTACTTCTCTTTATGATGGTATCAGGAATTTATACTTTCATTCTCATTCCAATAAATGCAATGACTTCTAGAAAGTATGAATTTGAAGCAGATGAGTTTGCGAGCCAATACGCTAATGCAAAAGACTTAATCACTGCGCTGGTAAAACTCTATAAACACAACGCCAGCACTTTAACTCCAGACCCAGGGTACAGTAAATTCTATCACTCTCACCCTCCGGCACTAACTCGAGTTAAGCACTTAGAGTCCCTTATAAAAGGATAATAATCTCTAGGAGTTGGTCGACTTTTGACACCAGCTCCTATTTTTTCCTTGTCAGATTATTTCAATTTCTTACATCAAATCTCTAAGTTACCGAAACACCGTGTCAACAAATTATATCTACAAAAAAGTATTTTGACACGTTGAGATATCCATCGCATTTTAGGGGTATAGAATTATTTCTGTGAGAGGGAATTATGAAATTTTTAATGACTTGTTTTTTTCTATTAACTTTTATCTCTAACCTAAGTGCGGCAGAGAGTAACCAAAAGCAGAGACCATTTAACGATGAAGGTCCTATTTGCAAAGAAGGTTGCGGAAACCCTGATAGATTAAGAGCTGTGTCTCCGTATATTATTTTAACTAAAGATACTGCACCAAAGCCTCCATTTAATGATGAAGGACCAGGTGGAAAGAAAGGTTAATTTCTTACTTTAAGGCTACTCCTTCTATAGCGAGTAGCTTCTCTTTTAATTTCAATCCCCCAGCATATCCACCTAATTCACCATTTGCTCTTATTACTCTGTGACATGGAATAATAATTGGAATCTTATTTCTATTATTGGCACCACCCACGGCCCTTTGACCTCCGGCGACTTTTAACTTCTTTGCAATTTCTCCATAGCTTGTGACACTTCCGTGCTTAATCTTAAGAAGCTCTCTCCAAACTTTCTTTTGAAAGTCTGTTCCTACAATATCTAATTTAATATTGAACTCTCTTCTCTTGCCTTCAGAGAATTCATTTAATTGCTTTGTTAAATCTGCAAGAAAGGTCTTATCCTTTTGCTTATCATCTACTTTGCTAGGAATTGAAAATGAGAGTAGACTTAAGCCTTGATCACTATATTGAATATAGAATTTTCCAAGTTTTGTTTTTAGGATAGCTTCCATGAGTAAAATCTCCGTTATAGATTGTGCAGTCGAAACACTAACAAATAATTGCTTTAATAGACTAGTGGATAATTTAGAAATTGCCCTTAGATTTCACTGCCCCTCAATGTTTGGAATGGATAGCCTTAAAGGTGATGACTCCTCTGCCTATATTGTCTTTGGAAGTTATTCAAATATTGAAGATAGACTTGAGTGGCACAAAGACCTTGCCCAATTTCTAGATGAGAAGTTGAAGTCTGGCATTCCTGTCCTAGGCATCTGTTTTGGTCATCAACTTATGGCCGATTACTATGGCTCGGATATTGAGAGAAATGAAAACTCTCAATATTTTCAAGGAGTAAGAAAAGTCAGCTTAGAGAATAATCGCTCCATGTCTTTTTTCGTGGCTCACAATTTTCAAATCAAGAAAATTGCAAATTGCTTTAACACTCTTGGAAGCTCCAATGATTGTGCTCATGAAATTATTCAACACAAGGAATACCCTTTTACAGGAATTCAAGGCCATCCAGAGGCTTCCACGCACTTTGTAAATGATACTTTAAAAGATATTCATATAGAACAAATTGAGTCTAGAAAGGCTTCCCTCGATGGAATCACTTTTATTAAAGACTTTCTAGACCAATACAATTTACTTTAATGGAAAAGTTAAGCAGAACTCCTTAAGTTCTTCTTCAACTTCCTTACTAAAAGCATTCAACATATTAGAGTCAATATCTAACTCTGCAATAGAGTCGCCGTAAGAATTTTTCAATGGGATAATTAACTCTGACTTCGTCTTTAAGCTGCAAGCGATGTGACGACTATCTTCATTTACATCACCAATATTTACAACTCTCTCTTCTCTAAGAGCAAGGCCACATAATCCTTCAGATATAGGAATCTTCACATGATCGGTAGACTCACCAATATATGGCCCAAGTAGTAAGTCGCTAGACTTCTCTCCACTGATATACTCACTCTTATAGTAGATACCAATCCAATCAGCTAGTTTTGATATTTTATTTCTTGCCTCAATTATCCACTTATAAACTTCAATATTATAAATGAGCTCACGATCATCTGCTCCACCTCTTAAAACAGGAGCAAGCATCTTTGTGAGTTCATCCAAGATAAGAGATTCTCTCTCTTCAATCTTTACATTCATTGGCACCTTAAGTTGTAAGGCCCCAATAACTTTTCCAAGATACTCAATTGGAAGCATTAATTCTTTTTTCTTAACCGCTTTCTTTTCTTTAAAATTTAAAACACCGAGAGCGTTGTCAGTTGAAGAAATTAGCTTTAAATCATCTTCGATTTGTATGTAAACGGCTAGAGAGTAATCTACATCTAAAACTTGTAATAAGAAATGATTCTTAATTTCTGTATATATATCCATTGCTAGCCTCTAATTAAGTACTGATAATAAAGAATCTTTTAAGAACTTAAAGTATGGAGTCCTATACTTCTCTATTTCATTATGTGTTTCGTGGTAAGCACCTTCTATCTTCTCAACCTTAAAGCTTTTATCAACAAGTTCTAAGTAACTCTCAAGTTTAGGAATACTTACTACCCTGTCCTCTGTCCCATAAGAGATAAAAGACGGACAAGTAATTCTAAGAGGTCTTGAGAAGACTTCCTTTGAAGCCTTCACCATTTCAAAGAGAAGCTTGGAGTGTGGCTTTAAAATATTAAACTCGTCTTCAATATAATTTTCCTTCACTCTATTATCGTGAGAGAGATAGTCTAAATCAACCAAGCCTCCAAGCTTTAGAGAGAATGGAAGTGATGTTAACTTATTTACAAACCCCAAAGGAGATATATTCATAATCTCACCTAGGGCTCCAGGAAAACCAGCAGGAGGAGCATTTAAAAAGACTGCATCTGGATAATTTTCAGCATCTGCTAAATTTTGCATATATCCAGCTGTGATAAGAGCGCCCATCGAGTGACCAAAGAGACAGAAACTTTCCATCTTATATGACTTCTTTAAAAAGAGAATGACTTCCTTTAAATCACTAAAGAAATCAGAGAAGTTATCTACATAACCTTTCTTTAGCCCCTGACTTCTACCATGTCCTCTAATATCATATTTTAAAATATTAAAACTACTTCCAAATAATTCGTCGATATAACTATGACGATTTAAGTGCTCTCCAATTCCATGAGTTACAATCAACCACTTCTTCTTGCCACTTTCTGAGATTTCTAAATGCAGCTCTTTACCATCAATTGTCTTTAAAAACTTATAATCACGAATCACTTTAACTCCTTTAAAACTAAGGTAATGATAACTTATTTTATTCATAATTTCACTTTGAGATTTTTTCACTTTCGCTTAGAATAGTTGGATGTACTGTCCAAAATGTTTAAATAATACCCTAGCAATTAACTCTCGTGGAGTCGTTCATCTCATGATAAATGGGAAGAAAATGGATTCAGGAAGGTTTCTCTTTAACTTTGGAGAAATGACTTCTGCAGAGTTCTTACAGGCCTTCACAGAGAAGATCGAAAGTTTCTTCAAGTGGTATTCAAATTTTCAAAACCAAGATCCCATTGCTGTTGTTGAGCTCTACACAAGTGATCTAACCTGTGAAGACGGTTGCCCTATTCCAATTGAGCACTATGTCTCAGTTATTGATATTTTAATCAAAAAAGATACGCTCTTAAAAATTCTCTCTTCTCAAGCAGAGAAGTTTAATATGACTATCGAATTAAACCCTGAAGCCAATTGAATATCTTTATTTTCGGATCACTTTTAAGCCAGGAAGTTTTAGATATTGTAATAAACTCACAGGCCATTAATTTAGAGACGATTCCCTCCAAAATAATTAATAATTACAAAGCCCAATATGTACTTGGAGAAGACTACCCTCTTCTAATGAAAGAAACTGGATCACAGACAATTGGAAAAATAATCCAAATTCATGACGAACTTCAATTGCTACGTCTTAAATACTATGAAGGAGAAGAGAACCCTCTCCTTCTATTAGAAGGAGAGGAATCGCTCTATGCTTTTATTGCGGATGCCACTCTAGAGCCAAGCACAAGAGAGTGGTCCTTTATGGATTGGTATCAATCAAGTAAACATCAGGAATTTCTAATGAAGGTTGAATCCTTTATGAATACCTATAATTCTAAAACCAAAACCCCTTGGTAATAATTATTCTTTTGATGAATCTGCTGCGCTATCTAGTTGCTCAGAGTACTTTTCCAACTTCCTCTGCGCCATTTCTTCAAACTCTTTTTCCATATCTTCTGATAGCTCAATCTCGAGTTTAGTATTAGTCATATCTCCTCCCCAAAGTCAGACTAAAATCAATCTTTAAATTAAAATCAAGATTAGCACGATGCTAGATTTTACGGATTTTCGAGGCATTAGATCTACTAAGTTTTGGCCAACCTTCAGAAACAAATGCTATTTAAAAATGTTAAAATATGCTCACAATCCCTAGATTTTACACAGAAGTTCAAGCCCCTATAGTACATTAGTCCAGACTCAGAAAGTGGTCACTTTTAACCTTA
Proteins encoded in this window:
- the bcp gene encoding thioredoxin-dependent thiol peroxidase, which translates into the protein MSFPKVGNLAPAFTMVNQDGEKVSLKDFKGKKNVVLYFYPKAMTPGCTVQACGIRDSKNPLKKLDTVVLGVSPDEEKRLVKFIERDELNFDLLSDPEHKFAEKYGCWGLKKFMGKEYMGILRTTFIIGKDGRLKHVMDKVKTKTHHDDVMNWIKENLK
- a CDS encoding tetratricopeptide repeat protein, whose translation is MKSISEKFLNRRVFTRGIQSFLPLLFILSLTSCSWISSKRSLFGDETVESAQEKRSEKLQSVPKEQYEQLQRKYNELLAKSKSTPVPVEQQAPQLSSEEIVNQLSQAKESSDLVETVDVFSGEPIAKKVNSIDSRATVAPVVVPPSEIEAQIISLERARALSSQNKFDQSLTILKELEKSNVRQIKVRAKFEIGELLFIQGEFDLAMQVFEEIIHKEAFSGVVLKVLGRLIVCSEKLKLSKKKQKYYSILHDFFEQA
- a CDS encoding endonuclease/exonuclease/phosphatase family protein; the protein is MKSLLISMAIFISLPCLGKTIEIMSYNVENLFDIVHDEGKNDWTFLPTKTKGKKEACDKVKSSYRKKECHETDWAKDNLEVKIENITKMVRRDGKLPAILALSEIENERVISQLAKFIGYKKFAVSDSPDKRGIDLAVLWNETEDVKFLSKKEHVLKGEYFKDRPSRNILEVEFQIGKKEKLTVFVNHWPSLSNPTEARIIAAKTLAKRTKEILKKNKNQNIMAMGDFNTIDENYPHPFKSVLYKDDLYKDLHTTFKKDKSISYNVKDQMAPGSYFYGRGMTWNLLDRIFFTNNLTNNSGLEIDIASYQIYAPSFATRTYEYRSKGKYLYGSTIKGTPFRYEHNSTSNRRAGYSDHFPLIVNLKY
- a CDS encoding GAF domain-containing protein, which codes for MDIYTEIKNHFLLQVLDVDYSLAVYIQIEDDLKLISSTDNALGVLNFKEKKAVKKKELMLPIEYLGKVIGALQLKVPMNVKIEERESLILDELTKMLAPVLRGGADDRELIYNIEVYKWIIEARNKISKLADWIGIYYKSEYISGEKSSDLLLGPYIGESTDHVKIPISEGLCGLALREERVVNIGDVNEDSRHIACSLKTKSELIIPLKNSYGDSIAELDIDSNMLNAFSKEVEEELKEFCLTFPLK
- a CDS encoding type 1 glutamine amidotransferase, encoding MSKISVIDCAVETLTNNCFNRLVDNLEIALRFHCPSMFGMDSLKGDDSSAYIVFGSYSNIEDRLEWHKDLAQFLDEKLKSGIPVLGICFGHQLMADYYGSDIERNENSQYFQGVRKVSLENNRSMSFFVAHNFQIKKIANCFNTLGSSNDCAHEIIQHKEYPFTGIQGHPEASTHFVNDTLKDIHIEQIESRKASLDGITFIKDFLDQYNLL
- a CDS encoding hydroxyacylglutathione hydrolase encodes the protein MHIHQIYTFSPLRNFSYLIEEENGKAICVDPFDANQMLEFAASKNLEIDAIINTHEHLDHFCGNEGVVQATGAKVYAHENALGKIPGVDTYLSLGDRVEVRGGFLEVMDTPGHTFAHLCLKYIQGESVKAVFTGDTLFNAGVGNCHNGGNPEVLYKTISEQFHTLDGDVIIYPGHDYIENNLEFTLNREPGNKCACQWLKKVKAGDSTKFVFNIADEKSFNAFFRLGNEEIVSGLSGNVESEKEVFLRLRELRNKW
- a CDS encoding methylated-DNA--[protein]-cysteine S-methyltransferase; the protein is MEAILKTKLGKFYIQYSDQGLSLLSFSIPSKVDDKQKDKTFLADLTKQLNEFSEGKRREFNIKLDIVGTDFQKKVWRELLKIKHGSVTSYGEIAKKLKVAGGQRAVGGANNRNKIPIIIPCHRVIRANGELGGYAGGLKLKEKLLAIEGVALK
- a CDS encoding M48 family metallopeptidase gives rise to the protein MQAAEVVTKAFLFFLFTKSLIESYLDNRNRKHILANRNSVPEKFQDQITLEDHQKAADYSIAKIKVSKVFNFIELVILLIWTLGGGIEALDKLSKTLNYSELTTGVIFFAIYMFISLLLGLPQSIYSTFVLEEKFGFNKTTPKTFILDLVKGLILGALIGMPIIYAILWIMNALGTYWWVYAWAFLTLTQFVIIWAYPRFIAPLFNKFSKLEDGEVKDKVEQLLNKTGFESNGLFVMDASIRSSHGNAYFTGFGKNKRIVFFDTLIKNLSADEVTAVLAHELGHFKKRHIIKGLAKSIILSFIGFSILGYLADWLPFFTGHGVQTPSTHAALLLFMMVSGIYTFILIPINAMTSRKYEFEADEFASQYANAKDLITALVKLYKHNASTLTPDPGYSKFYHSHPPALTRVKHLESLIKG
- a CDS encoding substrate-binding periplasmic protein, with the translated sequence MNKFILLYLLLTFSANALVANLAVEDSWPPYSDENGKGISTNIIKAAFKAVDVEAKVSVFPYARALRVVQTGEYDGCYNVTKQESTKKLFHFGEEPILKSQASFFQHRETPLKYEAIHEIPKGTTLVLIRGYEYGDNFDKIKNHFKLFYVNNQKQIIKMILNKRATLTIMFDNVAKYHLKGNPRAKEIKRTIPNHMSDIYVGFNLKSAKSKALSKKLDEGLRIIKANGVYNKLAQF
- a CDS encoding ABC transporter ATP-binding protein, whose product is MKEETTPLKRLLKYMKARRGTVWLATIYSILNKIFDIAPPLLIGMTVDVVVKKEDSFVAGFGFHTMMEQIYAIAGLTIVVWVLESFFEYLLKVKWRGLAQNVQNDLRLDTYNHVQKLELSYFENKSTGNLISIMNDDVNQLERFLDDGANSLIQVATTVISIGIIFFYFSPLIAALSFLPVPMVLFGSYFFQKRIEKRYRSVRDNAGLLNSILNNNLAGIATIKSYCAEVFEAKRIKEQSTSYAMANFSAIKLSSLFSPLIRMVILCGFLMTMIVGANKVQSGALEIGSYSVLIFLTQRLLWPLTSLGQTYDLFQRAMASANRIFDLMETPLGIKDGDAISDEEVESIHFNNISFAYEEGFNVLNGIDIKVDSGKTIAIVGSTGSGKSTLVKLLLRFYDCTKGAIELGSHRLTEISQQDLRKKISYVGQDNYLFHGTVEENIAYGIENANREEIIKAAKTAEAHEFIMSLPNGYQTLVGERGQKLSGGQRQRISIARAVMKNSPIFIFDEATSAVDNETEAAIQRSLNKITNEKTTIMIAHRLSTIRHAHQIYVLEKGVVTENGTHEELLAKGGMYKSLWSVQTGE